In Brassica rapa cultivar Chiifu-401-42 chromosome A06, CAAS_Brap_v3.01, whole genome shotgun sequence, a single window of DNA contains:
- the LOC103873095 gene encoding uncharacterized protein LOC103873095 — MSILCGCCPLLECVYCLGCARWAYKRCLYTAGHDSQDWGLATPHEFEPVPRFCRYILSVYEEDIRNPVWEPSEGYGINPDWLLLKKTYEDTQGRAPAYVLYLDHDHKDVVVAIRGLNLAKESDYAVLLDNKLGERKFDGGYVHNGLLKAAGWVLDEECEVLRELVVKYPSYTLTFAGHSLGSGVATMLALLVVRRPDRLGNIERKRVRCFAIAPARCMSLNLAVRYADVINSVVLQDDFLPRTATPLEDIFKSLFCLPCLLCIRCMKDTCVPEQKMLKDPRRLYAPGRMYHIVERKPCRLGRFPPVVKTAVPVDGRFEHIVLSCNATSDHAIIWIEREAQRALNLMLEKEKRMEIPEKQRMERQESLAREHNLEYRAALRRAVTLDVPHADSIESEYGTFDKTQDDETEEEEEETESITSKVGESSSSSSSVRQSYKRRRNRGVSWDELIESLFERDESGNLTFEKSDLLR, encoded by the exons ATGTCGATTCTATGTGGCTGTTGCCCTCTTCTAGAATGTGTCTACTGTCTCGGCTGTGCACGTTGGGCTTACAAACGCTGTCTCTACACAGCTGGCCACGACAGCCAAGACTGGGGACTCGCAACACCCCATGAATTCGAGCCGGTTCCTCGGTTCTGTCGTTACATCTTATCGGTATACGAGGAGGATATCCGAAACCCTGTGTGGGAGCCTTCAGAAGGATACGGTATAAACCCTGATTGGTTGCTTCTGAAGAAGACTTATGAAGACACTCAGGGCCGTGCTCCAGCTTATGTACTGTATCTTGATCATGATCATAAAGATGTGGTGGTTGCGATCAGGGGTTTGAATCTGGCGAAAGAGAGTGATTACGCTGTGCTGTTGGATAACAAGCTTGGGGAAAGGAAGTTTGATGGTGGGTATGTGCACAACGGGCTGTTGAAGGCTGCAGGTTGGGTGTTGGATGAGGAGTGTGAAGTTTTGAGAGAGTTGGTGGTGAAGTATCCGAGTTATACTCTGACTTTTGCTGGGCATTCGCTCGGGTCTGGTGTAGCTACGATGCTGGCTTTGTTGGTGGTTCGACGTCCTGATAGGTTGGGGAATATTGAGAGGAAGAGAGTCAGGTGTTTTGCTATTGCGCCTGCGAGGTGTATGTCGTTGAACTTGGCTGTTAGATATGCGGATGTGATCAACTCTGTTGTGCTTCAG GATGACTTCTTGCCAAGGACAGCTACGCCTTTAGAAGACATATTCAAGTCTCTTTTCTG TTTGCCATGTTTGCTATGCATAAGGTGCATGAAGGATACATGTGTTCCAGAACAGAAGATGCTCAAAGATCCTAGGCGTCTTTATGCTCCTGGTCGCATGTACCACATCGTCGAAAGAAAGCCATGCAG ATTAGGAAGATTCCCTCCGGTTGTGAAGACAGCAGTGCCAGTAGACGGAAGGTTCGAACACATTGTTCTTTCTTGTAACGCAACTTCAGACCACGCCATCATTTGGATTGAACGAGAAGCTCAGAGAGCTCTCAAC CTAATgttggagaaggagaagagaatGGAGATACCAGAGAAGCAGAGAATGGAGAGACAAGAATCGTTAGCCAGAGAACACAACTTGGAGTATAGAGCAGCGTTAAGACGAGCTGTAACCTTAGATGTTCCTCACGCTGATTCTATAGAATCTGAGTACGGTACATTTGACAAAACTCAAGATGATGAaacagaggaggaagaagaagaaacagagtcGATTACATCAAAGGTGggtgaatcatcatcatcatcatcctctgtTCGTCAATCGTACAAGAGAAGAAGGAACCGTGGTGTTAGTTGGGACGAGCTTATCGAAAGTCTCTTTGAGAGAGACGAGTCTGGTAATTTAACATTCGAGAAATCAGATTTGCTTCGATGA